In the genome of Primulina tabacum isolate GXHZ01 chromosome 13, ASM2559414v2, whole genome shotgun sequence, the window TCAAATCTATTGCCAGATAGAACTCCTAAGTTTAGAAAATGGCAATTTGCATATTTGTAGGATAGTTCGATTCAAGTAGCAGAAAATAAGGGAAGCAACTGGAGTCATCTGAGACTCTCATCTTCTTCTAGGACGGCGAGTCAGATTTGTGCTGCTGGCACTGCAGCATTGTCTTTCGTTGCTTCTATGAGAAACAAGGTGGTAGTTCTTGAATATAGATTTTTTGCGTTCGAGAATCTATGTATTATTTAGATAATTGCATGTTAATGAGGTTGGTTGACTAGAATTTGTTGTCTGGTATATGGTTTTGTAGAAATATTTCAAATGACAAATATGTGGTGTCCTCTCTcacatatatttttcaaatttttagtagattttttAGCTATAAAACTGAAGTCATATTTCATTTGAAATCATGATTGTGGGAGGTAATGGAAATTTGGTAGTGAGTTTTTTTCACACTCAACATAATTTTTCTGCAAACTTAAAGTATATAATTTTaagtaaatattaaaatatttgtgtGTCGATTGCTAGTATTATATTGATGATTCTCATTACTCTCTTCTCTCATTTATAGGGATTCACgtttcttcttttttcttctcagATTTCTAGGTTTCTGTTATGGTCTGTGTGGTGATGATGAAAGATTGAAGGCTTGTTTCTCAACATTCGCAAGTGCCGCCTACGCCTTCACGGGGCTTGAGAGGTTATGCTGTACTATTCCTTCCTTGAATGTTCGAGCCACCACCACCACAAGCAGCGTTTTTTCGTACAATCTGgaattttgtttcttttttagTTTTAAAGCCTGATGTTGCAATCCATTGATTTAGTTCGGTGGATCAATTGATCTTTGGTCAAGGTTAGAATCcatatattattttgatataGATTTTGTCTTGTAGAATCTATATGTAATTTATATAATTGCACGTTGATGAGGTTTCGTTGACAAGGATTTGTTGTCTGGTGTATGGTTTTTTAGAAATCTTtcaaatgagaaatatatggtTTTCCTCTCACATATTtacaattcttgaagttgatTTTTGAGCTATAAAACTCTAGTTACGTATTTCATATGATATCATGTTTGTGGGAGTTTAATGGAAATTTGGTTGTGAGTTTTGTCTGACACCCAACGTAATTTTTCTGCATGCCttttacaataaatttataattttagctaaaaattaaaatatttttgtttgttGGTTGCTTAGTATAAACGTTGAATTCACTAAATTGTTATTAGAAAATCTTAAGATTTTTCCAAATTCACCGGTTCTTGATCTAATATTCATCATTGGAGAGATTTCCAGCATGGGTATTGGCTCCTTTGTCAACTGCACCTTGCTAGTTTCTCTAATATGACTAGTACTTGTGGTCAGATTTTGAAGGAACTTTGCGATGGCATTGCGCCTAGCTAGCTTCTCTTAATCCTTCCTGTTTGTAACTCGTTCCTCGATAATTCTGTTAATAATATGAAAATGATATGAAACTGGAGTATTGATTCAATGAAGCTGAAGTCCGCTGTTTTTTATGTGTCTGATACTGATTAGCTTTTTGGTTTATGTGCTGGTGTGTGTATTGCAGTACTCAGAAAGTTGTCAAGACGAGTGATTCTCAGATTAGAAAAGTGCATAATCAAATAAGATCACTCGAACAAAAGCTCACGAAGTCAGAACAAGACAAAGAAAGATCAATCTACTTCATAAGAGCAGAAGAGCAGAAGAACTCATAAAGAAGTGACAAAGTTAGAAGTCTATGTAAGCTCTTCAGAGGAATGAAGATCAAAGTCTCAATTACAAGTCAGGTCGGAGAATATCACAGAATCCGAACAAGATCCAAAGATTTTAACGCTTACAAAGACTCTTAAGTGTATTCAAGACTCACAGAAAGATACCCGATGGCTTGCATTACTAAAACAGTGACTTGTAATCTTATCAGCTATTAGATGAAAATAGAATCAACACACCACAAAGGAATCTCCTTTAAAGTGGTGTTCAAATTCGTGGTTGGATAGACAGTCATAATTGTAGATTTGGTCAGAAGCATTAATGGCGCAAAGACAAATAATACAACATTAATGAAATAAGACAGATCGTACAATTTAAATCCAGAGAAACTGACAGTTGGACTTTGAAGTCTATAGATACACTACCTCCAATATTCTTAAAGATGATACAAACAAGTATCATACACTTACACGAAGAGGAAAGGGATATAAGAGTATATGATTGTGTAATTAGAGAAGCAACATGGTTCAGAGCAAAAAGATCTATTCTTCAACCATGCTTCACACCCACGGTGTTGATTTCGAAGTTCaccaaaaacttaaaatatttcgaGAGTGCATTTTCTTGTAGACAAATCCAAAATCCTTTTGTAAACCTCAAAAGTTTGTGTTGTATCCTCTTAACTTGTAATTCATCCTCTCGTGtgatctggacgtaaaatttgaatttcaaattaattcGTCCTACTGTGTGTTTTGGATGTAAGCGTGTTGTAATTCGTCCTACTGTGTGTTATGGACATGATCTAGTGAATCTTTCATTGGTTGAAGAAGAAAGAATGAGGTACGTAGAAGGGGTTTACCTTCGAACTTCCGTTAACAAATATTGTGTTTTTACTTTTCGCACTTACTGTTATGTTTTTGTGCTGATTATGTATTCATATCTAGAGTATAATACATTACGCAAAAGTAAATATTATACCAATGTCTAAAATTTATATCAGATAGATTTGAAGTCTAATAGCCTAAAATCAACTTGTGGTCTAGATACAACTTTTTAAATTGAGTAAAATTTGGCCATCTCTATTCACACCCAGACCATACAAAATATACCTATAGCTAAAAGACATGACATGTAGCTTCGATCTAAGCCTTGAATCGTCTGATTTGAGCCCCGAATAAAGCAACACAAAGCCTAGCGCAACCTGCTTCTGGTGAGCTGCTCGTCATCGGGTTTTCCGACCAACTTCTGGTTTGTTTTTGTGATTTTAGGTCGAGATCAGTTGTATTTGAGCTCGATAATGTTCAACCAAACTCAGCCCTTATCCTTTTCCCTTGGGTGCAATCATGGATATAACGATATATTATATCGgaattgtcatattttgtgtcaATATCAGATTCACAATTAAATAACCAATATAAAATGGAGTTGTGCAGTCTCCTTTGGTTTCTTACCCAAGAGAAGTCAAGTGTGTTtggataaataaaaataataggcTTCAAAGTTCACAAGGTATAACGacccaaattattttttttaaagaagtaAGAActgttggatcaatttatttatatgggcttatatgtgaataattatgtattgtgcgttgtctattaagttaagcccaaaataaagtgatcaattaatgtttcgggttattgggctttaatgtatctaatggtttgtgggcctttaatgtgtagagacataagtgtaatttctgttttatGATGGGTTAAAACATAAATATtagaagatattgataaacattatctataaatatgggtcatggtccccagatctcgcgttatcactttcactattctctcccccattaagaaaatagttctgaagagaaactaaaggattctctcaagtAAAGAGagcgtagatctggaagatcaagacacgttctaaagaattgaggattatggcttcaggtacggTTTCGCTTAAGATTTCAGTtaaattcttaatgatttagCGTGATGGATTCTGCGGTGGGTTTTtctcaacaagtggtatcagagccattcaTGTTTGAATCATTGAGATTTGTGTAAAGTTTTGGATACTATTTGGATctagatctgaaaaataaaattttgtttaaaatttttttgatatggcttcagatctgaaaatatattgatatgttttcagatctgaaaatattttgatatcgtttcagatctgaaaaatatttctgtttagatctgaaaattttTGTTCTATGGtttcagatctggaaaatattttggttgaaaaccaaatcttttaaagtttcagttttagtaaaaaaaaaaaaagatttggtcgtaaatttaaaaagattttgtataagatttcgatttttcttccaattttttgttcaacaaaatattttagaggaaaatcgaaaatttggattaaatttttttttttaaaaaaagtactGATTCGGGTAGGGTCGTACGGACCCGGGTTGACCCGACCCGTAAGGATTCGGGTCGGGTCGTACGGAACTGGGTCGACCCGACCCGaacggaatttttttttaaaaaaaacaattttttttcctgCTCAGATTTATTCGGTTAaggttaaatattcattaattcaaataataataaggttaaatgtatttttaaaattgattaattgaaataaaatgtcaCCAAAGTGACATCTtttatggaaattaattttattttgaaatacaaaagGATTTTAGGTACAtgtgatttatatgaatattgatcgactatttaatataattacataTGCACTTGTGGTGGTAAACATGTGATAGTTGTTCGGTTTTTCATCTGAATAATAAATCGGCCCAAATGaaggttgttatttgacatgatatTTACTATCAGTGTTTGATTGCTGCACCAGGATATCACTTACAAGTTAATCTTTTGTCCaaagatgaaacattaatggagtgcacgatattctgtttatggggtttacattatttgaatttattgattattttatttggatatttggttgagcatgtatgttttgtttttgttctcTGTTCAGATTTGACTCCTGCAAATATTCATTTCACCATAAATTCTATTCCTATGTTAAATGGCTCGAATTTTAAATCGTGgcaagagaatttattgatagtTCTCGGAGTCATGGATTTAGACCTTGCGATAAGGATTGACTCTCCTCCCGCCATTACGGATAAGAGTACCTCTGATGGAAAGAGGAAGTTTGAAGAGGTGGGAGAGATCGAATCGCATGTgtatgatgatcatgaagagAGCCATTCCAGAAACATTCAGGGGCACAATGTCTAGCGACATTGCTACGGCTAAGGCTTTCCTTCAAGACCTCGAAAAGAGGTTTGCTAAAAGTGAAAAGTCTGAAATTGGTATATTTTTGGCAAGCCTCGTTTCAATGAGGTACAGAGGTAAGGGCAACATCAGGGAGTACATTATGGAAATGTCTCATCTTGCTTCAAGGTTAAAAGCACTGAAGCTTGATCTCTCTGAGGACTTGCTAGTGCACCTGGTTTTGATATATCTTCCTCCTCAGTTTAACCAGTTCAAGGTGAGCTATAACTGTCAGAAAGAGACTTGGTCTCTGAATGAGCTCATCTCGCACTGTGTCCAGGAAGAGGAAATGTTGAAGCAATACAAGACAAAAAGTACTCATTATGCCTCTACCTCGAAGGTTAAAGGAAAGAAAAGGAAGGATAAAGAAGCTGCGGATACACAGCCTCCGAAGAAATAATAGAAGAATCCTAGTGATTCTCAAAGTTCTGGTTGTTTTTTCTGTGGCAGTGATGGGCATATGAAGAAGCAGTGCAGTAATTATCACGCTTGGCATGCTAAGAAAGGTATGCTTCTGAAAATGGTTTGTTCTGAGGTTAATTTAACTTCAGTGCCTAGACACACGTGGTGGATAGATTCTGGTGcaacaactcacatcagtgtgtctatacagggttgcctggattgccgaaaaccaagtgatgctgaaagattcatctatgttggtgacggcaacgaagttgaagttgaggcaataggaaaatttagattattgttaaagactggaatatatttggatctttatgaaacatttgtta includes:
- the LOC142521980 gene encoding uncharacterized protein LOC142521980, which gives rise to MERGSLKRWERSNRMCMMIMKRAIPETFRGTMSSDIATAKAFLQDLEKRFAKSEKSEIGIFLASLVSMRYRGKGNIREYIMEMSHLASRLKALKLDLSEDLLVHLVLIYLPPQFNQFKVSYNCQKETWSLNELISHCVQEEEMLKQYKTKSTHYASTSKVKGKKRKDKEAADTQPPKK